Proteins encoded by one window of Filimonas effusa:
- a CDS encoding MFS transporter: protein MQTASKKVINGWAMYDWANSVYNLVITTTFFPIYFLSVTKGDDGTGMVTLFGRKFVNASLYDYTLAAAYLIIALLYPVLTSIADTRGNKKKFMRFFCYMGSLGCMSLFFFDSSNIWLGLLAFTLAAMGYVGSLVFYNAFLPEIAAPEDRDRISAKGFSYGYLGSVLMQMIGFGLVIFMKGKEGLASQITFLLVGIWWIGFAQITFRRVPETPKPFAVKGNALKDGFREVKKVYEEIKHLPVLKRFLRGFFFYSMGVQTVMLAATLFGSQLLHLADSKLIVTVVLIQLVAIAGAILMSRLSGKFGNISVLIGVVFFWILICVAAYFIANVAEPLAPQHDAIEVLKKQYTAAVSAGDTGLAAQLTTAISAAEAKLAPAHTSVEFGFYGLAIAVGLVMGGIQSLSRSTYSKLMPETNDTASYFSYYDLTEKIAIVIGMFSFGYIGEITGNMKNSVLSLIFFFAVGIIWLFTALRIRKTQPTGVAAS, encoded by the coding sequence ATGCAAACTGCCTCCAAAAAAGTAATTAACGGCTGGGCTATGTACGACTGGGCCAACAGCGTTTATAACCTGGTAATCACCACTACCTTTTTTCCCATTTATTTTCTATCGGTGACCAAGGGAGATGATGGAACCGGGATGGTAACCTTGTTTGGGAGGAAGTTCGTAAATGCTTCGCTTTATGATTATACATTGGCGGCGGCTTATCTTATTATCGCTCTTTTATACCCGGTATTGACATCTATTGCCGATACACGGGGCAATAAAAAGAAGTTCATGCGTTTCTTCTGTTATATGGGCAGCCTGGGATGTATGTCGCTTTTCTTCTTCGACAGTTCCAATATATGGCTGGGGTTACTCGCCTTTACCCTTGCGGCAATGGGTTATGTAGGCAGCCTGGTTTTCTACAATGCATTTTTGCCGGAAATAGCTGCTCCTGAGGACAGGGACCGCATTAGCGCCAAAGGATTTTCTTATGGCTACCTTGGCAGCGTACTGATGCAGATGATCGGTTTTGGTCTAGTTATTTTTATGAAGGGGAAAGAAGGGCTCGCTTCGCAAATCACTTTTCTGCTGGTTGGGATCTGGTGGATAGGTTTTGCGCAAATCACCTTCAGGCGTGTACCTGAAACGCCCAAACCATTTGCAGTTAAAGGCAATGCGTTGAAAGACGGTTTCAGGGAAGTAAAAAAAGTGTACGAGGAAATAAAGCACCTGCCTGTTCTGAAACGCTTTTTACGTGGTTTCTTTTTTTACAGCATGGGCGTACAAACAGTAATGCTGGCAGCTACTTTATTTGGCAGCCAGTTATTGCATCTGGCAGATTCCAAGCTGATTGTAACAGTGGTACTTATTCAGCTTGTTGCTATTGCCGGCGCCATACTAATGAGTCGTTTATCGGGCAAGTTTGGAAATATAAGCGTATTAATAGGCGTTGTGTTTTTCTGGATACTTATTTGCGTTGCCGCTTATTTTATTGCCAATGTAGCGGAGCCGCTGGCGCCTCAGCATGATGCGATAGAAGTATTAAAGAAGCAATACACGGCAGCAGTAAGCGCCGGGGATACAGGTTTGGCAGCGCAGCTTACCACCGCTATAAGTGCAGCCGAAGCCAAATTAGCGCCAGCTCATACATCGGTTGAGTTCGGGTTTTACGGATTAGCAATAGCAGTAGGTTTGGTGATGGGGGGTATACAGTCGTTAAGCCGCTCAACCTATTCCAAGCTTATGCCTGAAACCAATGATACAGCATCCTACTTCAGTTATTATGATCTTACGGAGAAGATAGCCATTGTGATAGGGATGTTCAGCTTTGGGTATATAGGAGAAATAACCGGTAACATGAAGAATTCTGTGTTATCTTTGATTTTCTTTTTTGCTGTCGGCATCATCTGGTTATTTACAGCACTCCGTATCCGCAAAACACAGCCTACTGGTGTCGCGGCATCTTAA
- a CDS encoding DUF3108 domain-containing protein: MKKFITLCLGIMAWVRLSADDDDFCGIRNTAFQNGEFISFNIFYAVAGIYVNAGTASFNCNLEKLNNRPVFHITGTGTSNSKYDWIFKVRDKYESFIDTNTLQPLKFIRNVDEGGYKKHENVTFNKQANTAVTTDGVFKVPACIQDVLSAVYYARNINFDKYKAGDRIPFQMFLDNEVYSLYIRYLGKETIKTKYGKFRAIKFKPLLVKGTIFEGGEKMNVWVTDDPNHIPVRIESPIAVGSIKVDMMQYRNIRYPLTSLQSWN; the protein is encoded by the coding sequence GTGAAGAAATTTATTACACTTTGTTTGGGCATTATGGCCTGGGTAAGGCTGTCTGCCGATGATGATGACTTCTGTGGCATCAGGAATACAGCTTTCCAGAACGGCGAGTTCATCAGCTTTAATATCTTCTACGCTGTAGCAGGTATCTATGTTAACGCCGGCACCGCTTCCTTTAATTGCAACCTCGAAAAACTAAATAATAGACCGGTTTTTCATATTACAGGAACAGGCACATCCAACTCAAAGTACGACTGGATCTTCAAGGTGCGCGATAAATATGAATCATTTATCGATACCAATACGCTTCAGCCATTGAAGTTCATCCGTAATGTGGATGAGGGCGGTTACAAAAAACATGAGAACGTAACTTTCAACAAACAGGCCAACACTGCCGTCACTACCGATGGCGTATTCAAAGTGCCGGCCTGCATTCAGGATGTATTAAGCGCCGTTTATTACGCACGGAACATCAATTTCGATAAATACAAAGCCGGCGATAGAATTCCTTTCCAGATGTTCCTCGATAATGAAGTCTACAGCCTTTATATCAGGTACCTCGGTAAAGAAACCATCAAAACAAAATACGGTAAGTTCAGGGCCATCAAGTTTAAGCCGCTGTTGGTAAAAGGTACCATCTTCGAAGGAGGAGAAAAAATGAATGTATGGGTAACCGACGATCCCAACCATATCCCCGTACGTATCGAAAGTCCCATAGCCGTCGGCAGCATCAAGGTCGATATGATGCAGTACCGCAATATCCGTTACCCGCTTACTTCACTGCAGTCCTGGAATTAA
- a CDS encoding undecaprenyl-diphosphate phosphatase, giving the protein MTPLEAVIIAIVEGITEFLPISSTGHMIITSSLMGIASDDFTKLFEVAIQLGAIVSVVILYWKKFFPLNRWRFYLKLLVAVIPALVLGALFSDKIDELLESPMTVALSLLVGGVVLLFIDKLFTAHHIEKEEDITFKKGFIIGIWQCLAMMPGVSRSAASIIGGMQQKLSRGLAAEFSFFLAVPTMAAATGYKLLKAFKETPEILKDSHNLAMLALGNVVAFVVALLAIKFFISYVQRYGFKLFGWYRIIVGVILIFLISQGYLK; this is encoded by the coding sequence ATGACTCCTTTAGAAGCCGTTATCATTGCTATTGTAGAAGGTATTACCGAATTTCTGCCCATTTCATCGACAGGGCATATGATCATTACCAGTTCGCTGATGGGCATTGCCTCGGATGATTTTACCAAGCTGTTTGAAGTAGCCATTCAGTTGGGCGCTATTGTTTCGGTTGTTATCCTTTACTGGAAGAAGTTTTTCCCACTAAACAGGTGGAGGTTTTACCTTAAGCTGCTGGTAGCGGTTATACCTGCACTGGTGTTGGGCGCTTTGTTTTCGGACAAGATAGACGAGTTACTGGAGAGCCCGATGACTGTAGCGCTTTCGTTGTTGGTGGGCGGTGTTGTATTATTGTTCATCGACAAGCTGTTTACTGCGCACCATATAGAAAAAGAAGAAGACATTACATTTAAAAAGGGCTTTATCATTGGGATCTGGCAGTGCCTGGCCATGATGCCCGGTGTAAGCCGCAGTGCTGCCAGTATTATCGGTGGTATGCAGCAAAAGTTATCGCGCGGCCTGGCGGCGGAGTTTTCGTTCTTCCTGGCGGTGCCTACCATGGCTGCTGCTACGGGTTATAAACTACTGAAAGCATTTAAGGAAACACCTGAGATATTAAAAGACAGTCATAATCTGGCCATGCTGGCGCTGGGCAATGTAGTAGCGTTTGTTGTGGCGCTGCTGGCGATCAAATTCTTTATCAGTTATGTACAGCGTTATGGCTTTAAGCTGTTTGGCTGGTATCGTATTATAGTGGGTGTTATACTGATATTCCTTATATCACAAGGTTACCTGAAATAA
- a CDS encoding lysylphosphatidylglycerol synthase domain-containing protein → MSYVIYRRVQNQENLHQSWDTILSSLKGPQQWKFWLVVALSLVNWGIEGRKWQVLVAPVQEISLFKAFKAVLSGLALSLFVPNRVGEYVGRILYMDEGNRLRSIALTLVGSVSQLIVTLLAGIGGLIYLRLNILDTDTQLVGLSIFWFDGLLYAVIVGTILLLLVYFKLSRITALVERIPFVSKYAFFIQKVETFHWKELTRVLSLSIGRFAVFTIQYLLLLQVFQVNIGWIEGWWMVSVLFLVLAIVPTIPMAELGVRGQASLQLFGLLSTNTVGIIATAAGIWGINLILPSLAGSLFILGIKLFKK, encoded by the coding sequence TTGTCGTATGTGATTTACCGGCGCGTCCAAAACCAGGAAAATCTGCATCAGTCATGGGATACCATCCTTAGTTCTCTGAAAGGTCCCCAGCAATGGAAGTTCTGGCTGGTAGTGGCGTTGAGCCTCGTTAACTGGGGTATTGAAGGCCGCAAATGGCAGGTGCTGGTGGCGCCTGTTCAGGAAATTTCCCTTTTTAAGGCATTTAAAGCAGTATTATCAGGCCTTGCCCTGTCTTTATTCGTACCTAATAGAGTAGGGGAATATGTAGGCAGGATCCTCTATATGGATGAAGGAAACCGCCTCCGCTCTATTGCACTAACCCTGGTAGGAAGTGTTAGCCAGCTTATCGTTACCCTGCTCGCAGGCATAGGAGGACTTATTTACCTGCGCCTGAATATACTGGATACCGATACTCAGTTGGTGGGACTTTCCATTTTCTGGTTCGATGGGTTGCTGTATGCCGTTATTGTAGGTACCATCCTGCTGCTGCTGGTATATTTTAAACTCTCCAGGATCACAGCCTTGGTGGAGCGTATTCCTTTTGTGTCGAAATATGCATTTTTTATACAGAAAGTGGAAACCTTTCACTGGAAAGAACTAACCAGGGTGCTTTCACTTTCTATAGGCCGTTTCGCTGTTTTTACCATCCAGTATCTTCTGCTTCTGCAGGTATTCCAGGTTAATATAGGCTGGATCGAGGGCTGGTGGATGGTGTCCGTTTTATTCCTCGTACTGGCTATAGTACCTACAATACCCATGGCTGAACTTGGCGTGCGTGGCCAGGCCAGTTTACAATTATTTGGTTTGCTTAGCACGAATACAGTTGGTATTATTGCTACAGCGGCTGGTATATGGGGTATTAACTTAATATTACCATCATTGGCCGGAAGTTTGTTTATATTAGGTATCAAACTATTTAAGAAATAA
- the leuS gene encoding leucine--tRNA ligase gives MEYNFRQIEKNWQEQWNQSGAYKVQNISPKPKYYVLDMFPYPSGAGLHVGHPLGYISSDIFARFKRLKGFNVLHPMGYDAFGLPAEQYAIENGVHPAVSTNSNIANFRRQLDNIGFCFDWSREIRTSDPGYYKWTQWIFLQLFNSFFDRNQQKAIPITELVTAFEKEGNKKHPIPNSQFEVPGCFHGSFNAAEWTAFDEFTQQSILMEYRLAFCGYGEVNWCEALGTVLANDEVVNGVSERGGHPVVKKKLRQWYLRITEYADRLLEGLDRIEFSDAMKEMQTNWIGKSYGAEIDFQVKSQLNKVNTLKVYTTRPDTIFGVDFMVVAPELEWVEDLKSDAQAAEVDAYIAYVKSRSDRERQAEKKISGCFTGAYAINPFNGREIPVWISEYVLAGYGTGAIMAVPCGDERDFKFAQHFNIPITNIIGDAFNGTEANATKEVQLSNSGFLDGTVMRDAMNLVLTRLEEMGIGKRKVNYRMRDAAFSRQRYWGEPFPIQWINGIAYPLKESELPLELPHIEKYGPGPEGEGPLANVPEWTARHLETNTMPGYAGSSWYFLRYMDPHNNQAFCDRKVSDYWGQVDLYIGGTEHAVGHLLYSRMWTKVLYDLGFIGFDEPYKKLVNQGMIQGSSRFVYRIRGTHQYVSAGLIDQYEVDKLHVDVNIVDGVELDTEAFTKWKPEFANATFILENGKYICATEVEKMSKSKFNTVNPDDLVEKYGADTFRMYEMFLGPVEQSKPWDTKGIEGVHRFLRKLWRLFYDEVKGKLWNNSKATDAELKVLHKTIRKIEEDTERFSFNTAVSAFMVCVNELSDLKCNKQEILEALLILLTPYAPHICEQLWHDLGHTTSILDASYPVFEEKYVKESAKEYPISINGKVRTSLSIDLSATQPEVEQIVLANEVVQKWVEGKEVRKFIYVPNKMINVVV, from the coding sequence ATGGAATACAATTTCAGGCAGATTGAAAAAAACTGGCAGGAACAATGGAATCAGTCAGGCGCATATAAGGTGCAGAACATTAGCCCCAAACCTAAATATTATGTGCTCGACATGTTCCCCTACCCAAGCGGAGCAGGCTTGCACGTAGGGCACCCCCTGGGTTACATCTCCAGCGATATCTTCGCCCGGTTCAAACGCCTCAAAGGGTTCAATGTCCTCCACCCAATGGGATACGATGCTTTCGGTCTGCCTGCTGAACAATATGCGATCGAAAATGGCGTTCACCCGGCCGTTTCCACCAATAGCAATATCGCCAACTTCCGCCGCCAGCTCGATAATATCGGGTTTTGTTTCGACTGGAGCCGCGAAATCCGCACCTCCGACCCGGGTTACTATAAATGGACGCAATGGATCTTCCTCCAACTCTTCAACAGCTTCTTCGATCGTAATCAGCAGAAGGCTATACCCATTACAGAGCTCGTAACAGCTTTCGAAAAAGAAGGTAATAAAAAACACCCCATCCCCAACAGCCAGTTCGAGGTGCCAGGATGTTTCCACGGTAGCTTTAACGCGGCCGAATGGACAGCTTTTGATGAATTTACACAACAAAGCATCCTAATGGAATACCGCCTCGCCTTCTGTGGTTATGGCGAAGTGAACTGGTGCGAAGCCCTCGGTACCGTACTCGCAAACGACGAAGTGGTCAATGGCGTAAGCGAAAGGGGAGGACACCCCGTAGTGAAAAAGAAACTCCGCCAATGGTACCTCCGTATCACTGAATATGCCGACCGCCTCCTCGAAGGACTCGACCGCATCGAATTCAGCGACGCTATGAAAGAAATGCAAACCAACTGGATTGGTAAAAGCTATGGCGCTGAAATCGACTTCCAGGTAAAAAGCCAACTGAACAAGGTAAATACGCTGAAGGTCTACACTACCCGCCCCGATACCATCTTCGGTGTCGATTTTATGGTGGTGGCGCCCGAACTCGAATGGGTAGAAGACCTGAAATCCGATGCCCAGGCCGCCGAAGTAGATGCCTATATCGCATATGTAAAAAGCAGGAGCGACAGGGAAAGACAAGCTGAGAAAAAGATCTCAGGCTGCTTTACCGGCGCTTACGCGATCAACCCCTTTAACGGCAGGGAAATTCCTGTCTGGATCTCCGAATATGTACTCGCAGGCTATGGCACCGGCGCTATCATGGCTGTGCCCTGTGGCGATGAAAGGGATTTCAAATTTGCACAGCACTTCAATATTCCCATCACCAATATCATTGGCGATGCATTTAACGGCACCGAAGCCAACGCTACCAAAGAGGTACAGCTGAGCAACAGCGGCTTTCTCGATGGCACGGTTATGCGCGATGCCATGAACCTCGTTCTTACCAGGCTCGAAGAAATGGGTATCGGCAAACGTAAGGTCAACTATCGTATGCGCGATGCTGCTTTCAGCCGTCAGCGCTATTGGGGTGAGCCATTCCCCATTCAATGGATCAATGGTATCGCTTATCCGCTGAAAGAATCGGAATTGCCGCTCGAATTACCGCATATAGAGAAATACGGCCCCGGACCCGAAGGTGAAGGCCCATTGGCTAATGTTCCGGAATGGACGGCACGACATCTCGAAACCAACACTATGCCTGGCTACGCCGGCAGCAGCTGGTACTTCCTGCGTTATATGGACCCGCATAACAACCAGGCTTTCTGCGACCGCAAGGTAAGCGATTACTGGGGCCAGGTTGATCTCTATATCGGTGGTACCGAACACGCCGTAGGTCACCTGCTCTATAGCCGTATGTGGACGAAAGTATTATACGACCTCGGCTTCATTGGCTTCGATGAACCTTATAAAAAACTGGTGAACCAGGGTATGATCCAGGGTAGCAGCCGGTTTGTATACCGCATAAGAGGCACTCATCAATATGTATCCGCAGGTCTTATCGATCAGTACGAAGTAGACAAGCTCCATGTCGACGTAAACATTGTCGACGGCGTAGAACTCGATACCGAAGCCTTCACAAAATGGAAACCCGAGTTTGCAAATGCCACCTTCATACTCGAAAACGGCAAATACATCTGTGCTACAGAAGTAGAAAAAATGTCAAAGTCCAAATTCAACACAGTCAATCCCGATGACCTGGTGGAGAAATATGGCGCCGACACTTTCCGGATGTATGAAATGTTCCTCGGTCCCGTTGAACAAAGCAAGCCCTGGGATACAAAAGGTATCGAAGGCGTACACCGCTTCCTCCGTAAGTTATGGCGTTTGTTCTACGATGAAGTAAAAGGTAAACTGTGGAACAACAGTAAAGCAACCGATGCCGAGCTGAAAGTATTACATAAAACGATTCGCAAGATTGAAGAAGATACCGAACGCTTTTCATTCAATACCGCAGTAAGCGCATTCATGGTATGCGTGAACGAACTCAGCGATCTTAAATGTAACAAACAGGAGATCCTGGAAGCGTTGCTCATCCTGCTTACTCCTTATGCACCCCATATCTGCGAACAGTTATGGCACGATCTGGGCCATACTACCAGCATCCTGGATGCATCCTATCCCGTATTCGAAGAAAAATACGTAAAGGAATCAGCAAAAGAATACCCCATCAGCATTAACGGAAAAGTGCGTACCAGTCTGTCCATCGATCTCAGTGCCACGCAACCCGAAGTGGAACAGATCGTCCTCGCAAATGAAGTCGTGCAGAAATGGGTGGAAGGAAAAGAGGTGAGAAAATTCATCTATGTTCCAAATAAAATGATCAACGTAGTAGTATAA
- a CDS encoding alpha/beta fold hydrolase: MSFIKINNGGSETDTIHLHYEDLGTGQPVVFVHGWPLSGDMWEYQVTELVQQGIRCISYDRRGFGKSSRPASGYNYDTMAEDLHALLQTLQLEDVILVGFSMGGGEVARYMSRYGGERVSRIVFISSVTPYMLKTTDNPEGVDKSVFEEIMAGLKQDRIGFLDDFGKKFFGINLLHHPVSTPLLDYYRDIAAFASPIATQQCAIAFSSTDFRDDLKTITVPTLIIHGTADKTVPIEVSGDRTATLLPHAQYVIYDGAPHGLFYTHKETLNKDLLKFINGREAEGEGPLQPVGAFEDSRF, translated from the coding sequence ATGAGCTTTATCAAAATCAATAATGGAGGATCAGAAACGGACACGATACATCTTCATTATGAGGACCTGGGTACGGGCCAGCCTGTGGTATTTGTACATGGCTGGCCTTTATCGGGTGATATGTGGGAATACCAGGTAACGGAGCTGGTACAGCAGGGGATAAGATGTATCAGTTATGACCGGAGGGGATTCGGGAAATCGTCACGTCCTGCTTCCGGTTATAATTATGATACGATGGCTGAAGACCTGCATGCACTGCTTCAAACGTTACAGCTTGAAGATGTAATACTGGTAGGCTTTTCCATGGGTGGCGGCGAGGTAGCCAGGTATATGAGCCGCTATGGCGGAGAAAGAGTATCGCGTATTGTATTTATCAGTTCGGTAACGCCTTATATGCTTAAAACAACTGATAACCCTGAAGGGGTGGATAAAAGTGTATTTGAGGAAATAATGGCAGGTTTAAAACAAGACCGCATTGGTTTCCTGGACGACTTTGGCAAGAAGTTCTTTGGCATTAACCTGCTTCATCACCCGGTAAGCACACCGTTACTGGATTATTACCGCGACATAGCAGCATTCGCCTCTCCTATTGCCACACAGCAATGTGCGATCGCTTTTTCAAGCACGGATTTCCGTGACGATCTTAAAACAATCACTGTTCCTACGCTTATCATACACGGTACGGCTGACAAAACCGTTCCTATTGAAGTAAGTGGGGACAGAACTGCTACCCTGCTTCCGCATGCGCAATATGTTATTTATGACGGCGCGCCTCATGGTTTGTTTTACACACATAAGGAAACACTCAATAAAGATCTACTGAAGTTTATTAATGGCAGAGAAGCCGAGGGTGAAGGTCCGTTGCAACCTGTTGGGGCGTTTGAGGATAGCAGGTTTTAA
- a CDS encoding MBL fold metallo-hydrolase, with the protein MKLYTIDTELFKLDGGAMFGVVPKSIWNKLNPADENNLCSWAMRLLLIEEGNRLMLVDAGIGDKQDAKFFGHYHLHGGHTLKTSLAAHGFGLDDITDVFLTHLHFDHVGGAIKREGDKLIPAFKNATFWSNKEHWEWAINPNDREKASFLKENILPLQESGQLKFTDEGFDAFQIHIANGHTESQMLPKIQYKGRTIVYMADLLPSTGHLPMPYVMAYDMFPLTTLKEKKAFLTEAVEHDYVLFFEHDPVNECCTLQMTEKGIRVKETFKLSEL; encoded by the coding sequence ATGAAGCTTTATACCATTGACACAGAACTGTTCAAATTAGACGGTGGCGCTATGTTTGGCGTAGTACCCAAGAGTATCTGGAACAAGTTGAATCCTGCTGATGAAAACAATTTATGCAGCTGGGCGATGCGACTTTTATTAATTGAAGAAGGCAACCGCCTTATGCTTGTAGATGCCGGCATAGGTGATAAACAGGACGCCAAATTCTTTGGTCATTATCACTTACACGGCGGTCATACTTTAAAGACCTCCTTAGCTGCGCACGGCTTTGGCCTTGATGACATCACCGATGTTTTTTTAACACACCTGCACTTTGACCATGTAGGCGGCGCTATTAAAAGAGAGGGTGACAAACTGATCCCTGCCTTTAAAAATGCAACCTTCTGGAGTAATAAAGAACATTGGGAGTGGGCTATCAATCCCAACGACAGGGAAAAAGCTTCGTTTCTTAAGGAAAACATATTACCGCTACAGGAAAGCGGTCAGTTGAAATTTACGGATGAAGGCTTTGATGCATTCCAGATACATATTGCAAATGGCCACACCGAAAGCCAGATGCTTCCCAAAATTCAATACAAAGGCCGCACGATCGTTTATATGGCTGACCTTCTGCCTTCAACAGGGCACCTGCCCATGCCTTATGTAATGGCGTATGATATGTTCCCGCTCACTACTTTAAAAGAGAAAAAGGCTTTTCTTACTGAGGCTGTAGAGCATGATTATGTATTGTTCTTTGAACACGACCCGGTGAATGAATGCTGCACCCTTCAAATGACTGAAAAAGGAATCAGGGTGAAGGAAACTTTTAAATTAAGCGAGTTATAG
- a CDS encoding cell division protein FtsX produces the protein MAQFGKASAKRSKPSYIMSIIGVALVLLIMGIMGWFFLNFRQASNAFKEDIRLSAYLRTLNKDSIAQIQQFISAQPYAKDVKYVNKETAKELWNKENNEDWSKFLDYNPLPESIDFYTRADYVNPDSLKKISASLMAAYGNQITELQYPQTLVTNLNERANKLGLIFLVVAIVLCVIVIVSIDNTIRLAMFSNRFLIKTMQMVGATRGFIARPMGLRAVLNGLISAVIAIVILFSMMQWAESQFPQLKAIRNTQLTIILFGGMILVGVGISLYSTHRSVMKYLKMKLDDLY, from the coding sequence ATGGCTCAATTTGGTAAAGCATCAGCGAAACGCAGCAAGCCCAGTTACATCATGAGCATCATTGGTGTAGCCCTGGTACTGCTTATTATGGGTATTATGGGATGGTTTTTCCTGAATTTCAGGCAGGCCAGTAATGCCTTTAAAGAAGATATCCGTTTAAGCGCTTACCTGCGGACCCTGAATAAGGATTCGATCGCGCAGATACAGCAATTCATATCGGCGCAGCCTTACGCGAAGGATGTAAAGTATGTGAATAAGGAAACCGCCAAGGAACTATGGAACAAGGAAAACAACGAAGACTGGTCTAAGTTCCTGGATTACAACCCTTTACCGGAAAGCATCGATTTTTATACCCGTGCCGATTATGTTAACCCGGACAGTTTAAAAAAGATCTCTGCGAGCCTGATGGCTGCTTATGGCAACCAGATCACGGAGTTACAATATCCGCAGACGCTGGTAACCAACCTGAATGAGCGGGCGAATAAGCTGGGGCTTATTTTCCTGGTGGTAGCCATTGTGCTTTGTGTTATTGTGATTGTAAGTATAGATAATACGATCCGCCTGGCGATGTTCAGCAACCGTTTCCTGATAAAGACCATGCAGATGGTGGGAGCTACGCGTGGGTTTATTGCCCGTCCGATGGGTTTGCGGGCGGTTTTAAACGGGCTCATCAGCGCGGTTATAGCGATTGTGATATTATTTAGTATGATGCAGTGGGCTGAGAGCCAGTTTCCGCAGTTAAAAGCCATCCGCAACACGCAGCTGACGATCATTTTGTTTGGCGGCATGATACTGGTGGGCGTAGGCATTTCGTTATACAGCACGCACCGCAGTGTGATGAAATACCTAAAAATGAAACTCGACGACCTGTATTAA
- a CDS encoding DUF3098 domain-containing protein gives MSENKPKNSSVLFTKENYVLMLVGGVIVALGMLLMSGGKNDPNEFDYKVVYSTTRITIAPIVIVLGLLVEIYAIFKKPKQQQA, from the coding sequence ATGTCTGAAAATAAACCCAAAAACAGTTCTGTTTTATTCACTAAAGAGAATTATGTTTTGATGCTTGTGGGTGGGGTAATAGTGGCGCTGGGCATGTTATTAATGTCGGGCGGTAAAAATGACCCTAATGAATTTGATTATAAAGTGGTGTACAGTACAACCCGTATCACTATAGCTCCTATCGTGATAGTACTGGGGCTGCTGGTAGAGATCTACGCGATCTTCAAGAAACCAAAGCAGCAGCAAGCCTGA
- a CDS encoding metallophosphoesterase codes for MRTFVMGDIHGAYGALLQCLQRARFNYEEDTLIQLGDVTDRNDQVFECVEELLKIRKLIQLKGNHDDWFIQFLRTGKHPMNWKGGAMSTVFSYLKHAGKEAWVTQDLNGYVTNFYEHDVPATHRAFYENMRSYYIDEIGNCFVHAGFDRTVSFMQQQPEEYYWNRTLWTQALSFEATKRGKQDEISFKMVEHFNDIFIGHTNLLNWDTDQPMRAANIWNIDTGAGQGARLTIMNVHSYEYWQSDPVDKYL; via the coding sequence GTGCGAACTTTTGTAATGGGAGATATACACGGCGCATACGGAGCATTGCTGCAATGCCTGCAACGGGCCCGTTTTAACTACGAAGAGGATACGCTTATTCAACTTGGCGACGTAACAGACAGAAACGACCAGGTATTTGAATGCGTTGAAGAACTGCTGAAAATAAGAAAGCTTATACAGCTTAAAGGAAATCATGACGATTGGTTCATCCAGTTCCTGCGCACCGGCAAACATCCCATGAATTGGAAAGGAGGAGCCATGAGCACCGTCTTTTCTTACCTGAAACATGCAGGTAAAGAAGCCTGGGTAACACAGGATCTCAATGGTTATGTAACTAACTTTTATGAGCACGACGTACCTGCTACCCACCGTGCGTTCTACGAAAACATGCGCTCTTATTATATCGATGAAATCGGAAACTGTTTTGTTCATGCCGGCTTCGATCGTACCGTCTCTTTTATGCAGCAACAGCCCGAAGAATATTACTGGAACCGTACACTATGGACCCAGGCCCTGTCTTTCGAAGCAACAAAACGCGGTAAACAAGATGAGATCAGTTTTAAAATGGTAGAACATTTTAACGACATATTCATCGGGCATACCAATTTACTGAACTGGGATACCGATCAGCCCATGCGCGCAGCCAATATCTGGAATATCGATACCGGCGCAGGACAGGGCGCAAGACTCACTATCATGAACGTTCACAGTTATGAATACTGGCAGTCCGATCCTGTCGATAAATACCTGTAA